A single window of Rhodococcus jostii RHA1 DNA harbors:
- a CDS encoding NDMA-dependent alcohol dehydrogenase, with product MKTKAAVLFETHKPFEIVELELDGPGPGEVLIKYVAAGLCHSDLHLTDGDLPPRFPIVGGHEGSGIIEEVGPGVTKVKPGDHVVCSFIPNCGTCRYCATGRQNLCDMGATILEGSMPDGSFRFHSGKQDFGAMCMLGTFAERATISQHSVVKVDDWLPLETAVLVGCGVPSGWGTAVYAGGVRAGDTVVIYGIGGLGINAVQGAVSSGAKYVVVVDPVAMKREAALKFGATHAFADAATAAEKVNELTWGQGADQALILVGTVDEEVVQNATAVIGKGGTVVITGLADPAKLTVHISGTDLTLNQKTIKGSLFGSANPQYDIVRLLRLYDAGQLKLDELITTKYTLEQVNEGYQDLRDGKNLRGVIVHQQ from the coding sequence ATGAAGACCAAAGCAGCGGTTCTGTTCGAAACGCACAAGCCGTTCGAAATCGTGGAACTCGAGCTCGACGGTCCGGGCCCTGGCGAAGTGCTCATCAAGTATGTCGCGGCAGGCCTGTGCCACTCGGACCTGCACCTCACCGACGGCGATCTGCCGCCGCGTTTCCCGATCGTCGGCGGGCACGAGGGTTCCGGCATCATCGAGGAAGTCGGCCCCGGTGTCACCAAGGTGAAGCCCGGCGACCACGTGGTCTGCAGCTTCATCCCGAACTGCGGCACGTGTCGGTACTGTGCCACCGGCCGCCAGAACCTGTGTGACATGGGCGCCACCATCCTCGAGGGGTCGATGCCCGACGGCTCGTTCCGGTTCCACTCGGGCAAGCAGGATTTCGGTGCCATGTGCATGCTCGGTACGTTCGCCGAGCGCGCCACCATCTCGCAGCACTCGGTGGTGAAGGTGGACGACTGGCTCCCCCTGGAGACCGCCGTCCTCGTCGGCTGCGGTGTGCCGTCCGGTTGGGGCACCGCGGTGTACGCCGGCGGAGTTCGCGCCGGTGACACGGTCGTCATCTACGGCATCGGCGGTCTCGGCATCAACGCCGTGCAGGGCGCGGTCAGCTCCGGCGCCAAGTACGTCGTGGTGGTGGATCCGGTGGCGATGAAGCGGGAGGCCGCGCTGAAGTTCGGCGCCACCCACGCGTTCGCGGACGCCGCGACCGCGGCGGAGAAGGTCAACGAACTGACCTGGGGTCAGGGCGCCGATCAGGCCCTCATCCTGGTGGGCACCGTCGACGAAGAGGTGGTGCAGAACGCGACCGCCGTCATCGGCAAGGGCGGCACCGTCGTCATCACCGGCCTCGCCGACCCCGCCAAGCTCACCGTGCACATCTCGGGAACCGACCTGACCCTGAACCAGAAGACGATCAAGGGTTCGCTGTTCGGTTCGGCCAACCCGCAGTACGACATCGTCCGCCTGCTGCGCCTGTACGACGCGGGTCAGCTCAAGCTCGACGAGCTGATCACCACCAAGTACACGCTCGAGCAGGTGAACGAGGGTTACCAGGATCTGCGGGACGGAAAGAACCTGCGTGGCGTGATCGTCCACCAGCAGTAG
- a CDS encoding Lrp/AsnC family transcriptional regulator codes for MREMLTESELSLIHSLQIRPRATWSELAPILRTTSATLARRWESITERGLAWITAYPAPMTSAGAFTAMIEVTCDLSGTKTLVEALTRDPRVASIEHAARGRDLILTVQTGSLHELSDLVLEELPGHPSVNSTRTHTCTALHAEGSRWRLDSLDTAQSAAIAALENTPPQSGSARPESLTDEVARALVRELTRNGRASAREIASVIDRPASSVRRQLAGLLRSRAVVLRCDVAQDATRWPITVTWWCRLPVRAHREVVEIVNTRPELRLCMSLTGPANFLVSMWVSSLPDLLRVQEWLESRAPSLEIIDSSVTLRSRKRMGWELDTHGRATGYVTAHGG; via the coding sequence ATGCGCGAAATGCTGACCGAATCCGAGCTTTCGCTCATTCACTCGTTGCAGATCCGTCCGCGGGCGACGTGGTCCGAGCTCGCCCCGATCCTGCGGACGACATCCGCGACGCTGGCGAGGCGGTGGGAGTCGATCACCGAACGCGGACTGGCCTGGATCACCGCGTACCCCGCGCCGATGACGAGCGCCGGTGCGTTCACCGCCATGATCGAGGTGACGTGCGATCTCAGCGGCACGAAGACACTGGTCGAGGCGCTCACCCGCGACCCGCGGGTGGCGTCGATCGAACATGCGGCGCGCGGGCGGGACCTCATCCTGACGGTGCAGACGGGATCCCTGCACGAGTTGTCGGACCTGGTGCTCGAGGAATTGCCCGGCCACCCGAGCGTCAATTCGACCCGGACCCACACGTGCACCGCACTCCACGCGGAGGGCAGCCGCTGGCGCCTCGATTCCCTCGACACGGCACAGTCCGCGGCGATCGCCGCACTGGAGAACACTCCGCCGCAGTCCGGATCGGCCCGGCCGGAAAGCCTGACGGACGAGGTCGCCCGCGCGCTCGTCCGCGAGCTCACCCGGAACGGAAGGGCGTCCGCGCGCGAGATCGCCTCGGTCATCGACCGGCCCGCGTCGTCGGTTCGCAGGCAGCTCGCGGGGTTGCTGCGCTCCCGGGCCGTGGTGCTGCGCTGCGACGTGGCCCAGGATGCGACGCGGTGGCCCATCACCGTCACGTGGTGGTGCCGCCTGCCCGTGCGTGCACACCGGGAAGTCGTGGAGATCGTCAACACCCGGCCCGAACTGAGGTTGTGCATGTCGCTCACCGGCCCCGCGAACTTCCTCGTCAGCATGTGGGTGTCTTCGCTGCCCGACCTGTTGCGGGTGCAGGAGTGGCTGGAGAGCCGGGCCCCCAGCCTCGAGATCATCGACTCGTCGGTGACGCTCCGGTCCCGGAAGCGGATGGGGTGGGAACTCGACACCCACGGCCGCGCGACCGGTTATGTCACCGCGCACGGCGGCTGA
- a CDS encoding DinB family protein, giving the protein MITVTSTARTSTTGERADLLESLAKHRYFLRYTVRDLTDEQATQRTTASELCLGGLVKHVSDVERVWADFIVRGTDAVRGGPADGTGTDNRQKEFTLRDDETLADVLDRYARVAHRTDEIVASLPDLDISHPLPKAPWFEPGSRWSARRVLLHIIGETAQHAGHADIIREALDGSKSMG; this is encoded by the coding sequence GTGATCACCGTGACCTCTACCGCGAGAACGTCGACTACCGGCGAGCGTGCCGACTTGCTGGAGTCGCTGGCGAAACACCGCTACTTCCTCCGGTACACCGTCCGGGACCTCACCGACGAACAGGCGACCCAGCGCACGACGGCGAGCGAACTGTGTCTGGGCGGACTCGTCAAACACGTGTCGGACGTCGAACGGGTGTGGGCCGACTTCATCGTGCGCGGTACCGACGCCGTGCGTGGCGGTCCCGCGGACGGCACCGGCACCGACAATCGCCAGAAGGAGTTCACCCTCCGCGACGACGAGACGCTGGCCGACGTCCTCGACCGCTACGCGAGGGTGGCACACCGGACCGACGAGATCGTGGCCTCGCTGCCCGACCTCGACATCTCGCATCCGCTGCCGAAGGCGCCGTGGTTCGAACCGGGATCACGCTGGTCCGCGCGCCGGGTCCTGCTCCACATCATCGGGGAGACCGCCCAGCACGCCGGGCACGCCGACATCATCAGGGAGGCCCTCGACGGGTCGAAGTCGATGGGCTGA
- a CDS encoding sigma-54-dependent Fis family transcriptional regulator → MTGHVAMRPEIALSWKRSALSGLEPSSTPTDDPCSDLDKSSRLLQAARPVLDEMEQQIQGTGFCVLLADRDCRIVARLFDGPRLERLIDGAGAVLGSRFDEDCVGTTALGTPMEVRRGVVIHGEEHYLERFKELSCYGHPIVHPVTRRVEGILDMTGVASRANPLFAPFLARAAADIERRLLEGARVSQQRLVDAFQRVSPQNLMAVTAIGEDILLSNRVALDLLQVSDHATLRGLAADLRPDQSKTVRIQLSSGEPALVRADHVAGTDGGAVFVVRPDRRTSTPIRRGKSPSSSVVERSRSELSRLRETRDPVVISGEPGIGRTTAVRDLAGDKSLVCMDAAAIALDGADAWIDRLLTLAAGPAAVLAIEEVQLLPESMLPLVVKMLAADAGPRIVMTSSPLGDLPPGVAGLVGRCPGQVVLPPLRQRTREFADIAQGILDSVDPGLRLTASALDALIARDWPGNIAELSVVLQAAAGRRSSANIAVADLPDQYRTPTRVSRLAGRERAERQAIVDALQECGGNKVHAAAALGISRSTLYVRIRALDITV, encoded by the coding sequence ATGACCGGGCACGTGGCGATGCGGCCGGAGATCGCGTTGTCCTGGAAGCGTTCGGCGCTCAGCGGTCTGGAACCGAGTTCGACGCCGACCGATGATCCCTGCTCCGACCTGGACAAGTCCAGTCGCCTGCTGCAGGCGGCCCGTCCCGTGCTCGATGAGATGGAACAGCAGATCCAGGGCACCGGCTTCTGTGTCCTGCTCGCCGACCGTGACTGCCGCATCGTCGCCCGGCTCTTCGACGGCCCCCGACTCGAGCGCCTGATCGACGGCGCCGGGGCGGTGCTGGGGTCGCGGTTCGACGAGGACTGCGTGGGGACCACGGCGCTGGGGACGCCGATGGAGGTCCGGCGTGGCGTCGTCATACACGGCGAGGAGCACTACCTCGAGCGGTTCAAGGAACTCAGCTGTTACGGACACCCGATCGTCCATCCGGTGACGCGCCGCGTCGAGGGCATCCTCGACATGACGGGTGTCGCGTCGCGCGCCAACCCGCTGTTCGCCCCGTTCCTGGCCCGAGCGGCCGCGGACATCGAACGACGTTTGCTCGAGGGGGCCCGGGTGTCGCAGCAGCGGCTCGTGGACGCGTTTCAGCGGGTGTCGCCGCAGAATCTGATGGCGGTCACCGCGATTGGCGAGGACATTCTGCTCAGCAACCGGGTGGCGCTCGACCTGCTCCAGGTGTCCGATCACGCGACGCTGCGGGGGCTTGCCGCGGACCTGCGTCCGGATCAGTCGAAGACGGTGCGGATCCAACTGTCCTCGGGCGAACCGGCGTTGGTCCGGGCCGACCACGTGGCAGGCACGGACGGCGGGGCCGTGTTCGTCGTCCGGCCGGACCGCCGGACCAGCACCCCCATCCGGCGCGGCAAGTCCCCGTCGAGTTCCGTCGTCGAACGCAGCAGGTCGGAGTTGTCGCGGCTGCGCGAGACCCGGGATCCGGTGGTGATCAGCGGCGAACCGGGCATCGGCAGGACGACGGCGGTTCGCGATCTGGCCGGCGACAAGTCGCTCGTATGTATGGACGCGGCCGCCATCGCCCTCGACGGCGCCGACGCCTGGATCGACCGACTTCTCACGCTGGCGGCCGGACCCGCCGCGGTCCTGGCGATCGAGGAAGTGCAACTGCTACCCGAGTCGATGCTGCCGCTGGTCGTGAAGATGCTGGCCGCCGACGCGGGCCCACGAATCGTGATGACGAGTTCTCCCCTCGGCGACCTGCCACCGGGCGTTGCGGGTCTCGTCGGCCGCTGCCCCGGACAGGTGGTGCTCCCGCCGCTGCGTCAACGCACCCGCGAATTCGCGGACATCGCGCAGGGAATCCTCGATTCCGTCGATCCCGGTCTCCGGCTCACCGCGAGCGCGCTCGACGCTCTGATCGCCCGCGACTGGCCGGGCAATATCGCCGAACTGTCCGTCGTGCTGCAGGCCGCCGCGGGCAGACGCAGCAGCGCGAACATCGCTGTCGCGGATCTACCCGACCAGTATCGGACGCCGACCCGGGTGTCCCGGCTGGCCGGCCGCGAGCGCGCCGAACGCCAGGCCATCGTCGACGCACTGCAGGAGTGCGGCGGCAACAAGGTGCATGCCGCGGCCGCGCTGGGCATCAGCCGCAGCACGCTCTACGTCCGGATTCGAGCCCTCGATATCACCGTCTAG
- a CDS encoding M20 metallopeptidase family protein: MNLVDDARALQGDLVQLRRVLHREPEVGLSLPRTQERVLDALAGLPLEISTGTNTTSVTAVLRGGRRSVDAAQTVLLRADMDGLPVTEQTGLDFAAQNGAMHGCGHDLHTAALVGAAQLLSRHRDHLAGDVVLMFQPGEEGWDGAKVMVDEGVLHAAGRRADTAYGMHVFSCQKPQGRFFSKAGTLLAASYKLTVTVRGAGGHGSSPSTARDPITAMAEMITSLQTMITRTFDVFDPVVVTVANVQAGSRHNIIPDDARFEATVRCYSPTTYEKVPAALRRVLEGVASAQRVEVDVTVAPEFPMTINDIDEVAFGAEVVSDLMGEDRYETVTHPMAGSEDFSYVLQEVPGAFIGLGACMPGADPAAAPMNHSPRAQFDDAVLADAATIYAGLAVRRLDKARSDNAAVAAGSDAR; the protein is encoded by the coding sequence ATGAATCTCGTGGACGACGCCCGCGCCCTCCAGGGCGACCTCGTGCAGTTGCGTCGCGTGCTGCACCGCGAACCGGAGGTCGGACTGAGCCTGCCGCGCACGCAGGAACGTGTCCTCGATGCGTTGGCCGGCCTGCCTCTCGAGATCTCGACGGGAACGAACACGACGTCGGTGACCGCGGTGCTCCGCGGCGGCAGGCGTTCGGTCGACGCCGCGCAGACGGTGCTGCTGCGCGCCGACATGGACGGACTCCCGGTCACCGAACAGACCGGACTCGACTTCGCGGCGCAGAACGGCGCCATGCACGGGTGCGGACACGACCTGCACACCGCTGCGCTGGTCGGCGCCGCCCAACTGCTCAGCCGTCATCGCGACCACTTGGCGGGCGACGTCGTCCTGATGTTCCAGCCCGGTGAGGAGGGGTGGGACGGCGCGAAGGTGATGGTGGACGAGGGCGTCCTCCACGCCGCCGGCCGCCGCGCCGACACCGCCTACGGCATGCACGTCTTCTCCTGCCAGAAGCCGCAGGGGCGGTTCTTCTCCAAGGCGGGGACGCTGCTCGCGGCGTCGTACAAGCTGACGGTCACGGTGCGCGGGGCGGGTGGACACGGGTCGTCCCCGTCGACCGCCCGGGATCCGATCACCGCGATGGCCGAGATGATCACGTCGCTGCAGACCATGATCACCCGGACGTTCGACGTCTTCGATCCCGTCGTCGTGACGGTCGCGAACGTGCAGGCCGGGTCGCGGCACAACATCATTCCCGACGATGCGCGGTTCGAGGCGACGGTCCGGTGCTACTCGCCCACCACGTACGAGAAGGTGCCGGCGGCGCTGCGCCGGGTGCTCGAGGGGGTGGCGTCCGCACAGCGGGTCGAGGTCGACGTCACCGTGGCCCCGGAGTTCCCGATGACGATCAACGACATCGACGAGGTCGCGTTCGGCGCCGAAGTGGTCAGCGACCTCATGGGCGAGGACCGATACGAGACGGTCACGCATCCGATGGCCGGGTCCGAGGACTTCTCCTACGTCCTGCAGGAAGTGCCCGGCGCGTTCATCGGACTGGGCGCGTGCATGCCCGGCGCGGATCCCGCTGCCGCTCCCATGAACCATTCGCCCCGAGCGCAATTCGACGACGCGGTACTCGCCGATGCCGCCACCATCTACGCCGGACTGGCCGTTCGACGGCTGGACAAAGCCCGGTCCGACAATGCTGCTGTGGCGGCGGGGAGTGACGCCCGATGA
- a CDS encoding lipase family protein encodes MARAAASVAIASLTVGGTCLASPAAFADEAERAPGSVVEVEPLPADLWLPGAADAQRITYWSIGSDGSPALSSGAVYVPPGEAPVRGWPVVAWAHGTSGLADDCAPSLVGPALPERDYPYLGHWLEQGYAVVSTDYVGLGTPGVMPYLDGKVEAHSVVDSVKAARAVDESLSNKWVVVGQSQGGGAAITTARYATEYGGETLDYRGAVGTGVPANIELTLLPLGPGVPPTAIPAGLTSYLFYILAGLRSAHPEIDLDSYLTPFGARYVNAAEQLCVNDLHDAAEGVVVGDLFSKPLNQIPNFHGLLVDYMGVPTSGYDRPLFIGQGLTDIDVPAPSAFSLVAALTANGEPVTFKTYPTDHSGTLVDSQADTIAFVRGLFD; translated from the coding sequence ATGGCGCGAGCCGCGGCAAGTGTCGCGATTGCATCCCTGACGGTGGGCGGCACCTGCCTCGCCTCCCCGGCCGCGTTCGCCGACGAGGCCGAACGCGCGCCGGGGAGCGTCGTGGAGGTCGAGCCGCTACCGGCCGACCTCTGGCTCCCCGGCGCTGCCGACGCGCAGCGAATCACCTACTGGTCGATCGGGTCCGACGGGAGTCCCGCACTCAGCAGCGGCGCCGTGTACGTGCCACCGGGGGAGGCGCCCGTCCGGGGATGGCCGGTGGTCGCGTGGGCGCACGGCACGTCCGGGCTCGCGGACGACTGTGCTCCCTCGCTCGTCGGGCCCGCGCTCCCCGAGCGTGACTACCCGTACCTCGGACACTGGCTCGAACAGGGATATGCCGTCGTCTCCACCGACTACGTCGGCCTCGGCACGCCCGGTGTGATGCCGTACCTCGACGGAAAGGTCGAGGCGCACAGCGTCGTCGACTCGGTGAAGGCCGCCCGCGCCGTCGACGAGTCCCTGTCGAACAAGTGGGTGGTGGTCGGCCAGTCGCAGGGCGGCGGCGCCGCGATCACCACCGCCCGTTACGCCACCGAGTACGGCGGCGAGACGCTGGACTACCGCGGGGCGGTGGGAACGGGTGTGCCGGCGAACATCGAGCTGACACTGCTGCCGCTGGGGCCGGGGGTGCCGCCCACGGCGATCCCCGCCGGCCTCACGTCGTACCTGTTCTACATCCTCGCTGGACTGCGGTCGGCGCATCCCGAGATCGACCTCGACTCCTACCTCACTCCGTTCGGCGCCCGGTACGTGAACGCCGCCGAGCAGCTGTGCGTCAACGACCTTCACGATGCCGCGGAAGGTGTGGTGGTCGGCGACCTGTTCAGCAAGCCGCTGAACCAGATCCCGAACTTTCACGGGCTGCTCGTGGACTACATGGGTGTCCCGACGAGTGGGTACGACCGTCCCCTGTTCATCGGGCAGGGGCTCACCGACATCGACGTGCCCGCACCGTCGGCGTTCTCGCTGGTCGCGGCACTGACCGCCAACGGTGAGCCGGTCACGTTCAAGACGTATCCCACCGACCACAGCGGCACGCTCGTCGATTCCCAGGCGGACACTATCGCGTTCGTGCGTGGGCTGTTCGATTGA
- a CDS encoding TraR/DksA family transcriptional regulator — MNLPQHRTRIAEERADAERRIASLTGRFTAIVEGSEFTTDDDEHDPEGSTIAFERAQVSALLADAKREVEDLTAAQQRLDTGTYGLCIRCGLPIADVRLDALPAAQTCIDCAG, encoded by the coding sequence ATGAACTTGCCGCAACACCGCACCCGAATCGCCGAGGAACGCGCCGACGCAGAACGCCGCATCGCCTCGCTGACCGGCCGTTTCACTGCAATTGTGGAGGGGTCGGAATTCACCACGGACGACGACGAACACGACCCCGAGGGCTCCACCATCGCCTTCGAACGGGCCCAGGTGTCGGCACTGCTGGCCGACGCGAAGCGCGAGGTCGAGGACCTGACGGCGGCGCAGCAGCGACTCGACACTGGGACGTACGGCCTCTGCATTCGGTGCGGTCTGCCGATCGCCGATGTGCGACTCGACGCGCTACCTGCCGCGCAGACCTGTATCGACTGCGCCGGTTAG
- a CDS encoding ANTAR domain-containing protein, whose translation MTIEAHRDTRATRHLSALDAAIQILITARGSSYSADQAFDELLDSSMRHQVDVGDLAEALADLADGMHPDADDHRRARDVATREWGALLPGDTG comes from the coding sequence TTGACGATCGAAGCTCACCGCGACACCCGCGCGACACGGCACCTGTCCGCTTTGGACGCTGCCATCCAGATCCTGATTACCGCGCGCGGAAGCTCGTACAGCGCGGACCAGGCCTTCGACGAACTACTCGATTCCTCCATGCGGCATCAGGTCGATGTCGGGGATCTCGCGGAAGCCCTCGCTGATCTCGCCGACGGAATGCACCCCGACGCCGACGACCATCGACGGGCACGGGACGTGGCCACCCGGGAATGGGGAGCCCTCCTGCCCGGTGACACCGGCTAA
- a CDS encoding MFS transporter — translation MNEIATESGTVNTVQQRSERWEKARAIVGVGTGNGIEYFDWTVYATFAAFFAPQFFHTGSAVSDLLASFGVFAVGFVARPFGGLLFGWLSDRRGRKLSMTLAVGLAAVGSLIIGLTPTHQTIGVAAAVVLVVARLAQGVAHGGELPSAQTYIVEFAPTARRGLWSSLIYISNTTGVVVGTLLGALLTTTLSSEQMADWGWRVPFLLGGVLGLFVLWMRSRMKETEVYEESGDETAKQSMWQLFVAHRRQVFQILFFTVGGTVVYYVWAVSAPAYAIAVRGIDPSGALWAGVGANLVLIASLPFWGALSDRIGRKPVLYIGNVGIAALLFPLNAMIGHSAVTLFFAMAIALFVMGAILSVMPAMMAELFPTGLRAAGVGVPYSVGVAAFGGTAAYVQTFFADRGTPDLFEWYALALVAVSIAALFTIPETRGRDLASQT, via the coding sequence ATGAACGAGATCGCCACCGAGAGTGGGACCGTGAACACCGTCCAGCAGAGGTCCGAGCGCTGGGAGAAGGCCCGCGCGATCGTCGGCGTGGGCACGGGAAACGGGATCGAGTACTTCGACTGGACCGTCTACGCGACGTTCGCCGCGTTCTTCGCCCCGCAGTTCTTCCACACCGGCTCCGCGGTCTCCGACCTGCTCGCGTCGTTCGGCGTCTTCGCTGTCGGATTCGTTGCCAGGCCGTTCGGCGGTCTGCTGTTCGGCTGGCTGTCGGATCGGCGGGGACGCAAGCTGTCGATGACGCTCGCCGTCGGACTGGCCGCGGTCGGCAGCCTGATCATCGGCCTGACCCCGACCCATCAGACGATCGGTGTCGCGGCGGCGGTGGTCCTCGTCGTGGCGCGCCTCGCGCAGGGTGTCGCGCACGGCGGTGAATTGCCGTCCGCGCAGACCTATATCGTCGAATTCGCGCCGACGGCCCGGCGTGGACTGTGGTCCAGTCTCATCTACATTTCCAACACCACCGGAGTCGTCGTCGGCACGCTTCTCGGCGCACTGCTCACGACGACGCTGAGTTCGGAGCAGATGGCCGACTGGGGCTGGCGGGTGCCGTTCCTGCTGGGCGGCGTGCTCGGACTGTTCGTGCTGTGGATGCGGTCGCGGATGAAGGAGACCGAAGTCTACGAGGAGTCGGGTGACGAGACCGCAAAGCAGTCGATGTGGCAGCTGTTCGTGGCGCACCGGCGGCAGGTGTTCCAGATCCTGTTCTTCACGGTCGGCGGCACCGTCGTCTACTACGTGTGGGCCGTGTCGGCGCCGGCGTACGCGATCGCCGTCCGGGGCATCGATCCGTCCGGCGCTTTGTGGGCGGGGGTCGGCGCGAACCTCGTACTGATTGCGTCGCTGCCGTTCTGGGGTGCGTTGTCGGATCGGATCGGTCGCAAACCGGTGCTGTACATCGGCAACGTCGGTATCGCTGCCCTGCTGTTCCCGCTCAACGCCATGATCGGGCACAGTGCGGTCACGCTCTTCTTCGCGATGGCGATCGCCCTGTTCGTGATGGGCGCGATCCTGTCGGTGATGCCCGCGATGATGGCCGAACTGTTCCCGACCGGATTACGTGCTGCCGGCGTCGGAGTGCCGTACTCGGTCGGTGTGGCCGCGTTCGGTGGGACGGCCGCGTACGTCCAGACGTTCTTCGCCGACCGCGGTACGCCGGACCTGTTCGAGTGGTACGCGCTCGCCCTGGTTGCGGTCTCGATCGCCGCACTGTTCACGATCCCGGAGACCCGGGGACGGGATCTCGCGTCCCAGACGTAG
- a CDS encoding ferredoxin, with product MIDVKLVVDLNRCQGYAQCVFLAPDVFTLHGEEALLYDAGPTDDERDHVAQAAAACPVHAITTDIPDRRDGQ from the coding sequence ATGATTGACGTGAAACTCGTCGTCGACCTCAATCGGTGCCAGGGTTACGCGCAATGCGTGTTCCTCGCACCCGACGTCTTCACCCTGCACGGAGAAGAGGCTCTTCTCTACGACGCGGGCCCCACCGACGACGAACGCGACCACGTGGCGCAAGCCGCCGCCGCCTGCCCGGTGCATGCCATCACCACCGACATCCCCGACCGCCGCGATGGGCAGTGA
- a CDS encoding aldehyde dehydrogenase family protein encodes MTATIEPSQAELLPSVRNFLSGTKRFLVGGQWVESASGETFETIDPATGQVLTTVARGGAEDVDRAVRAARTAFDEGPWATMKPNERERLIWRVGDILSERAEEFGQLEALDNGKSAGIAAAVDVAWSADIFRYFAGWATKIEGSTVNVSMPFVPGGQFHAYTLREPVGVCGLIVPWNFPLLMAAFKLAPALAAGNTVILKPAEQTPLTAILLGEVFEEAGFPPGVVNIVTGYGDAGAALSAHDDVDKIAFTGSTEVGKKIVDAARGNLKKVSLELGGKSANVVFADADFDAAVTGSLNAWLFNHGQCCVAGTRMFVEDSIFDDFTAAVAEAASQVKIGPGLDPTTQLGPLVSQEQFDKVTGYLAAGLADGARALTGGKRWGDTGFYVEPTVFVDVKPEFSIVEEEIFGPVVAALPFNAEEGVAKAANSSIYGLAAGIWTKDLSKAHLTARQLKAGSVWINQYNGFDTAMPFGGYKQSGWGRELGATAIDLYTQTKAVNIAL; translated from the coding sequence ATGACAGCGACGATCGAACCCAGCCAAGCGGAACTCTTGCCGTCGGTACGGAACTTTCTGTCCGGCACCAAGCGATTTCTCGTCGGAGGGCAGTGGGTGGAATCGGCGAGCGGCGAGACGTTCGAGACGATCGACCCGGCCACCGGGCAGGTGCTGACCACCGTCGCACGCGGTGGTGCCGAAGACGTAGACCGCGCGGTCCGGGCCGCTCGTACGGCATTCGACGAGGGCCCGTGGGCCACCATGAAGCCCAACGAGCGGGAACGGCTGATCTGGCGGGTCGGCGACATCCTCTCCGAGCGCGCCGAGGAATTCGGTCAGCTCGAGGCGCTGGACAACGGCAAGTCGGCGGGCATCGCCGCGGCTGTCGACGTCGCCTGGTCGGCCGACATCTTCCGCTACTTCGCGGGCTGGGCCACCAAGATCGAGGGCAGCACGGTCAACGTGAGCATGCCGTTCGTCCCCGGCGGCCAGTTCCATGCGTACACGCTGCGCGAACCCGTCGGCGTCTGCGGTCTGATCGTTCCCTGGAACTTCCCGCTGCTCATGGCCGCATTCAAGCTGGCGCCCGCGCTCGCCGCAGGCAACACGGTGATTCTCAAGCCCGCGGAGCAGACCCCGCTCACCGCGATCCTGCTCGGCGAGGTGTTCGAGGAGGCCGGCTTCCCGCCCGGCGTCGTCAACATCGTCACCGGCTACGGCGACGCCGGCGCGGCATTGTCCGCCCACGACGACGTCGACAAGATTGCGTTCACCGGCTCCACCGAGGTCGGGAAGAAGATCGTCGACGCCGCCCGGGGCAACCTCAAGAAGGTGTCGCTCGAACTCGGCGGCAAGAGCGCCAACGTCGTGTTCGCGGACGCCGACTTCGACGCCGCCGTCACCGGATCGCTCAACGCCTGGCTGTTCAACCACGGCCAGTGCTGCGTCGCAGGCACCCGGATGTTCGTCGAGGACAGCATCTTCGACGACTTCACCGCAGCGGTCGCCGAGGCCGCCAGCCAGGTCAAGATCGGCCCCGGACTCGACCCCACCACCCAGCTCGGACCGCTGGTGTCGCAGGAGCAGTTCGACAAGGTCACCGGCTACCTGGCCGCCGGACTCGCCGACGGCGCCCGCGCCCTCACCGGCGGAAAGCGCTGGGGCGACACCGGCTTCTATGTCGAGCCGACGGTGTTCGTGGACGTGAAACCCGAGTTCAGCATCGTGGAGGAGGAGATCTTCGGCCCCGTCGTCGCAGCGCTCCCGTTCAACGCAGAGGAGGGAGTCGCGAAGGCGGCGAACAGCAGCATCTACGGCCTCGCCGCCGGAATCTGGACCAAGGATCTGTCCAAGGCGCACCTCACGGCCCGTCAGCTCAAGGCCGGTTCGGTGTGGATCAATCAGTACAACGGGTTCGACACCGCCATGCCGTTCGGCGGATACAAGCAGTCCGGTTGGGGACGTGAGCTCGGGGCGACCGCCATCGATCTCTACACCCAGACCAAAGCCGTCAACATCGCACTCTGA